A window of Fusobacteriaceae bacterium genomic DNA:
AAGCGGGTATAGTGCAGGCTTTCCGCCTGCAGCATATCCCAGAGCACCGAGCGGTTCATGGCCTCAAACCAGAGGCTGTGCACCTGCATGTCGAGCTTGTAAAACAGCTCGGGCTTGAAATTTTTCGTGACGATCAGCGCCTCCTGCTTGCGGATCATGTACTGGATATCCTCCATCACCAGCTTGTTGTCGCTGTTCATAAAATCCTCCAGGACCATGGATTCCACGGCATAGCGCATATAGAGCATCTGCTTGACGTTTTTCAAATCCAGCAGCCGGATATAGATCCCGCGATAGGGGATAATATCGACCCAGCCGTTTTCCGCGAGGATCCGCAGGGAATTCCGGACCGGAGTCCGGGAGACGCCGAACATCTTGCAAATTTCCGCTTCGCTGACGACCTGGCCCGGTTTTACCGTCAGCTCAAGAATATTCTTCTTGAGGGCCTCGTACACCATGTCTTCCCGGTTGCGAAACTTGAAGTCATCGATCAGCACGATGCCCGTGTTCACTTTTTCGCTTTTCATTTTTTTGCTTACTGCCTCACTCATAGCAACACACCCTTTTTTCTTTATTTCGTAGTACTGCCCGCCGTCCGTCGCTCAATCTTTTTCTGATTGATCACGGAGCTGACGAGGGATGCGACCGCGAGGATGATCAGGACGACGCAGATGGGCCGCGTAAAAAGAAGCCAGAACTTGCTGTCGTGGATCTGCATAAAGCGCCGCAGATTGCTCTCGGACATGGGCCCGAGGATCAGCGCCAGGAGAATCGGCGACAGCGGAAATTCGTATTTTTGCAGGAGATAGCCCACAAGCCCCATGACGATGGCAAGGCTCGCGTCAAAGAGATTGCCGTTGATGGAATAGGCCCCCACGAGGGAGAGCACGAGAATCACCGGCAGCAATTTCTTCTTGTCGATGGAAATGACCTTGGCGAATAATTTCACGCCGCAGCCGCCTACGATGAGCATGGCGATATTGGCCGTGATCATCGCCGCGAAGATGGAATACACGAGGTCCAGATGCTCCACGTACATCATGGGCCCCGGCTGGATGCCCTTCATGATAAAGGCCCCCAGCATAACGGCCGTATTGGAATCCCCGGGCACGCCCAGAGAGAGCAGCGGAATCATGGCGCCGCCGGAACAGCCGTTGTTGGCCGATTCGGCCGCCGCTATCCCCTCGGGAACGCCGGTTCCGAATAGTTCCGGATGATCCGAGGCGCGCTTGGTCTCGCCGTAGGAGACAAATGCCGCGATATCGCCCCCGGCCCCCGGGATGGCCCCGATAAAGGTCCCGATGAGCCCGCCCCTGATAACCGGAACCATGATGGTTTTCACGTCGTCCAGGTCCGGCAGCGCCCTCGTGATCGTGGCCTTGATCCTTTCGGCCACCGTGATCTTCTCGACGCCGGCGAAGACTTCCGACAGCGCGAAAAGCCCGATCAGCGTGGGGATAAAGGGCATCCCGTCATAGAGCCCC
This region includes:
- a CDS encoding GntR family transcriptional regulator, translating into MSEAVSKKMKSEKVNTGIVLIDDFKFRNREDMVYEALKKNILELTVKPGQVVSEAEICKMFGVSRTPVRNSLRILAENGWVDIIPYRGIYIRLLDLKNVKQMLYMRYAVESMVLEDFMNSDNKLVMEDIQYMIRKQEALIVTKNFKPELFYKLDMQVHSLWFEAMNRSVLWDMLQAESLHYTRFKMLDFLTEMDFTRIIREHKTIEGCIAKKDARKMRQVLREHIFYCMKRMRKVIDEDYRDYFEEEPDEGKFDI
- a CDS encoding tripartite tricarboxylate transporter permease, whose amino-acid sequence is MNWSLLFGSYANVLLNLQVMGMIFLGATGGVLIGSIPGLTATMGIALLIPFTYGMDLIPSIGLLLGIFCGGMYGGSISAILIHTPGTPAAAATVMDGYPMGQKGEAGRALSIALYSSFVGGMIGAVLMTFLSPLISKMALKFGPGEFFTLAVFGLSVIISISGKSIVKGLISAFFGLLLATVGMDKVCAYLRFTKAPGLYDGMPFIPTLIGLFALSEVFAGVEKITVAERIKATITRALPDLDDVKTIMVPVIRGGLIGTFIGAIPGAGGDIAAFVSYGETKRASDHPELFGTGVPEGIAAAESANNGCSGGAMIPLLSLGVPGDSNTAVMLGAFIMKGIQPGPMMYVEHLDLVYSIFAAMITANIAMLIVGGCGVKLFAKVISIDKKKLLPVILVLSLVGAYSINGNLFDASLAIVMGLVGYLLQKYEFPLSPILLALILGPMSESNLRRFMQIHDSKFWLLFTRPICVVLIILAVASLVSSVINQKKIERRTAGSTTK